Proteins from a single region of Neomonachus schauinslandi chromosome 10, ASM220157v2, whole genome shotgun sequence:
- the LOC110588814 gene encoding 10 kDa heat shock protein, mitochondrial-like: MAGQAFRKFIPLFDRVLVERSAAETVTKGGITLPEKSQGKVLQATVVAVGSGSKGKGGEIQPVSVKVGDKVLLPEYGGTKVVLDDKDYFLFRDGDILGKYVD; this comes from the coding sequence ATGGCAGGGCAGGCATTTAGAAAGTTTATTCCCCTCTTTGACCGAGTTTTAGTTGAAAGGAGCGCAGCTGAAACTGTAACCAAAGGAGGTATTACGcttccagaaaaatctcaaggaaaagtGTTGCAAGCAACAGTAGTAGCTGTTGGATCGGGCTCTAAAGGAAAGGGTGGAGAGATTCAACCAGTTAGTGTGAAAGTTGGAGATAAAGTTCTTCTCCCAGAATATGGAGGCACCAAAGTAGTTCTAGATGACAAggattatttcttatttagagATGGTGACATTCTCGGAAAGTATGTGGActga